Proteins encoded within one genomic window of [Enterobacter] lignolyticus SCF1:
- the lspA gene encoding signal peptidase II — MSKSVCSTGLRWLWVVVAVLIIDLGSKYLILQNFMLGDTVGLFPSLNLHYARNYGAAFSFLADSGGWQRWFFAGIAIGICVILTVMMYRAKASQKLNNIAYALIIGGALGNLFDRLWHGFVVDMIDFYVGDWHFATFNLADTAICIGAALIVLEGFLPKPTAKEQA; from the coding sequence ATGAGTAAATCTGTGTGTTCAACAGGGCTGCGCTGGCTGTGGGTCGTCGTCGCCGTATTGATTATCGATCTGGGCAGCAAGTACCTGATCCTCCAGAATTTCATGCTGGGGGATACGGTAGGGCTGTTTCCGTCGCTTAATCTGCACTATGCGCGTAACTACGGCGCGGCGTTTAGCTTCCTCGCCGACAGCGGCGGCTGGCAGCGCTGGTTCTTTGCGGGCATTGCTATCGGTATCTGCGTCATCTTAACGGTGATGATGTATCGCGCGAAGGCGTCGCAGAAGCTCAATAACATCGCCTATGCTTTGATCATCGGCGGCGCGCTGGGCAACCTGTTCGATCGCCTGTGGCACGGCTTTGTGGTCGATATGATCGACTTCTACGTCGGCGACTGGCACTTTGCCACCTTCAACCTTGCCGATACGGCGATTTGTATCGGCGCGGCGCTGATCGTGCTGGAAGGTTTCTTGCCTAAACCTACAGCGAAAGAACAGGCTTAA
- a CDS encoding glucose-6-phosphate isomerase family protein, which produces MNSQIIQPPLVAWANGAFSHAPVIRKTTRIQDLTAVFADGQAWRSCDPQLPVYTVEMLETPAGEGELWTGVTHLNPGKVGNEFFMTRGHFHARREQGEVYFGLRGQGLLLLQDEHGKARLETVCAGSVHIIPGFTAHRLINTGSEILSALAVWPTIAGHDYAALQGGFALRVQEENQQICVCEVQNG; this is translated from the coding sequence ATGAACTCTCAGATAATCCAGCCACCTCTGGTGGCATGGGCGAATGGCGCTTTCAGCCATGCGCCGGTAATTCGTAAAACGACGCGCATTCAGGATCTGACTGCCGTTTTTGCCGACGGTCAGGCCTGGCGCAGCTGCGATCCTCAGCTCCCGGTGTATACCGTTGAAATGCTTGAGACGCCTGCCGGAGAGGGGGAGCTCTGGACGGGGGTGACGCATCTGAACCCCGGAAAAGTGGGCAACGAATTTTTCATGACCCGCGGGCATTTTCACGCCCGCCGCGAGCAGGGTGAAGTCTACTTTGGCCTGCGCGGGCAAGGGCTGCTGCTGCTGCAGGACGAACACGGAAAAGCGCGGCTGGAAACGGTCTGCGCAGGGTCGGTGCATATTATTCCCGGGTTTACCGCGCACCGGCTTATCAACACCGGCAGCGAGATCCTCTCCGCGCTGGCCGTCTGGCCGACCATCGCCGGGCATGACTATGCGGCGCTGCAGGGCGGGTTTGCGCTGCGGGTGCAGGAAGAAAACCAGCAGATCTGCGTCTGCGAGGTGCAAAATGGGTGA
- the fkpB gene encoding FKBP-type peptidyl-prolyl cis-trans isomerase, whose product MSTSVQSNSAVLVHFTLKLDDGSLAESTRNNGKPALFRLGDGSLSEGLEQHLLGLTAGEKRVFSLEPDAAFGVPSPDLIQYFSRREFMDAGEPEIGAIMLFTAMDGSEMPGVIREINGDSITVDFNHPLAGHTVHFDIDVLEVDPALEA is encoded by the coding sequence ATGTCTACATCTGTACAGAGCAACAGCGCCGTTCTGGTGCATTTTACGCTGAAACTTGATGACGGCTCCCTGGCCGAGTCGACTCGCAACAACGGCAAACCGGCGCTGTTTCGCCTCGGCGATGGCTCTCTGTCTGAAGGGCTTGAGCAGCATCTGCTGGGGCTGACGGCTGGCGAAAAACGCGTTTTCTCGCTGGAGCCTGACGCCGCGTTCGGCGTGCCGAGCCCGGATCTCATCCAGTACTTTTCCCGTCGTGAATTTATGGACGCTGGCGAGCCGGAAATCGGCGCGATTATGCTCTTTACCGCTATGGATGGCAGCGAAATGCCGGGCGTGATCCGCGAAATCAACGGCGACTCCATCACCGTTGATTTCAACCATCCGCTGGCAGGTCATACCGTTCATTTTGATATTGACGTGCTGGAAGTTGATCCGGCACTGGAGGCATAA
- the ispH gene encoding 4-hydroxy-3-methylbut-2-enyl diphosphate reductase → MQILLANPRGFCAGVDRAISIVENALAIYGAPIYVRHEVVHNRYVVDSLRERGAIFIEQLSEVPDGAILIFSAHGVSQAVRNEAKGRDLTVFDATCPLVTKVHMEVARASRRGEESILIGHAGHPEVEGTMGQYSNPQGGMYLVESPDDVWRLNVKNEAKLSFMTQTTLSVDDTSDVIDALRKRFPQIVGPRKDDICYATTNRQEAVRALAEQADVVLVVGSKNSSNSNRLAELAQRMGKAAFLIDDATDIQEAWVKEAKCVGVTAGASAPDILVQNVIVRLQALGGGDAVPLEGREENIVFEVPKELRMDVREVE, encoded by the coding sequence ATGCAGATCCTGTTGGCTAACCCGCGCGGCTTTTGCGCTGGCGTTGACCGCGCTATCAGCATTGTTGAAAACGCGCTGGCTATCTACGGCGCGCCGATTTACGTCCGCCATGAGGTGGTGCACAACCGCTACGTGGTGGACAGCCTGCGCGAGCGCGGGGCGATTTTCATTGAGCAGCTCAGCGAAGTACCGGACGGCGCGATCCTGATATTTTCCGCGCACGGCGTATCCCAGGCGGTGCGTAACGAAGCCAAAGGCCGCGATCTCACCGTGTTCGATGCGACCTGCCCGCTGGTCACCAAAGTGCATATGGAGGTTGCCCGCGCCAGCCGTCGTGGCGAGGAGTCGATTCTGATTGGCCATGCCGGTCACCCGGAAGTCGAAGGCACGATGGGTCAGTACAGCAACCCGCAAGGGGGCATGTATCTGGTGGAGTCGCCGGACGACGTCTGGCGGCTTAACGTCAAAAACGAAGCCAAACTGTCGTTTATGACCCAGACCACGCTCTCGGTGGACGATACCTCCGACGTCATCGACGCGCTGCGCAAGCGCTTCCCGCAGATCGTCGGGCCGCGTAAAGACGATATCTGCTATGCCACCACCAACCGTCAGGAAGCGGTGCGCGCGCTGGCGGAGCAGGCGGACGTCGTGCTGGTCGTCGGCTCCAAAAATTCGTCGAACTCCAACCGCCTGGCCGAACTGGCGCAGCGGATGGGGAAAGCGGCGTTTTTGATTGATGACGCAACGGATATCCAGGAAGCCTGGGTGAAAGAGGCGAAGTGCGTCGGCGTGACCGCTGGCGCGTCCGCGCCGGATATTCTGGTGCAGAACGTGATTGTTCGTCTGCAGGCCTTAGGGGGCGGTGACGCCGTGCCGCTGGAAGGACGCGAAGAAAATATCGTCTTCGAAGTGCCGAAAGAGCTGCGAATGGATGTTCGTGAAGTCGAATAA
- a CDS encoding glucose-6-phosphate isomerase family protein yields the protein MGEKSQPYGLDMTIHHQPLGFSYGDEVTGPMPEIRHLDQIRASLRDPHCDGPDEVYAIAMDVARMQDREELQKRMLLFGVVTYAAGKLGDEPIRSQGHVHRISQHSGWSPPELYEIWQGKAIIYMQEYVEDDPGRCFAVMAGPGDKVLVPPGWGHATISASPDEPLTFGAWCDREYGFEYDAVRARKGLAWYPLMQDNHVIWQHNPHYAPGRLQAITPRPYTEFGITSAPVYQQFIDDPARFQFISRPDKAAGLWQNFHP from the coding sequence ATGGGTGAGAAATCTCAGCCTTACGGGCTCGATATGACCATCCATCATCAGCCGCTCGGCTTTAGCTATGGCGATGAGGTCACGGGGCCGATGCCGGAAATCCGCCATCTCGATCAAATCCGCGCATCGCTTCGCGACCCACACTGCGACGGGCCGGACGAGGTCTACGCCATTGCGATGGACGTCGCGCGCATGCAGGATCGCGAAGAGCTGCAAAAGCGGATGCTGCTGTTCGGCGTGGTGACCTATGCGGCAGGGAAGCTTGGCGATGAGCCGATTCGCAGTCAGGGACATGTGCATCGCATCAGCCAGCACAGCGGCTGGTCGCCGCCGGAGCTGTATGAAATCTGGCAGGGGAAGGCCATTATCTATATGCAGGAGTACGTGGAGGACGACCCCGGACGCTGTTTTGCGGTGATGGCAGGCCCTGGCGATAAGGTTCTGGTACCGCCGGGCTGGGGGCACGCCACCATTTCCGCAAGCCCTGACGAACCGCTGACCTTTGGCGCCTGGTGCGACCGCGAATACGGCTTTGAGTACGATGCCGTTCGCGCGCGTAAGGGGCTTGCCTGGTATCCACTGATGCAGGATAACCACGTGATATGGCAGCATAACCCGCACTATGCGCCAGGGCGTTTACAGGCGATCACGCCGCGTCCGTATACCGAGTTTGGTATTACCTCCGCGCCGGTGTATCAGCAGTTTATCGACGATCCGGCGCGTTTTCAGTTCATCTCCCGGCCTGATAAAGCCGCCGGGCTGTGGCAGAACTTCCATCCATAA
- a CDS encoding PTS system mannose/fructose/sorbose family transporter subunit IID — translation MEERKLTRKDLRRCWRAWMMHNLSSMSFERLESFGFCLSMLPVARKLYPDAAQRTEMLRRHASFYNTEPQIGAIVNGMALGLEEKKANGDPIDGETINTLKVGLMGPIAGIGDSMIPGMLIPILLSIGMALAAGGSVLGPLFYIIAWLAIIIPGSWFLFLKGYQMGSGSVEMLVSSKSTRLREALSLLGVFVMGGVAASYVKLGTGLEFITKDGVNIHVQQMLDGIFPQLLPLIVVLGTWYLMAKRGVSPVKAMVLLLALAALGVASGLFAG, via the coding sequence ATGGAAGAGCGTAAACTGACCCGAAAAGATCTGCGCCGCTGCTGGCGGGCGTGGATGATGCATAACCTGTCATCGATGAGCTTTGAACGCCTCGAGTCGTTCGGGTTTTGCCTGAGCATGCTGCCCGTCGCCCGTAAGCTCTACCCGGATGCCGCCCAGCGTACCGAAATGCTGCGCCGCCATGCGTCGTTCTACAATACAGAACCGCAGATTGGCGCTATCGTCAACGGCATGGCGCTGGGGCTGGAAGAGAAAAAAGCCAACGGCGATCCCATCGACGGTGAAACCATTAACACCCTGAAAGTCGGCCTGATGGGACCGATCGCCGGGATCGGCGATTCGATGATCCCGGGCATGCTGATCCCGATTTTGCTCAGCATCGGGATGGCGCTGGCGGCGGGCGGCAGCGTGCTGGGGCCGCTGTTTTACATCATCGCCTGGCTTGCGATCATCATCCCTGGCTCCTGGTTTTTGTTTCTGAAGGGCTATCAGATGGGCTCAGGTTCGGTAGAGATGCTGGTCAGCAGTAAATCTACCCGCCTGCGCGAGGCGCTGTCGCTGCTGGGGGTGTTTGTGATGGGCGGCGTGGCGGCAAGCTACGTGAAGCTTGGCACCGGCCTTGAATTCATCACCAAAGACGGGGTCAATATCCACGTCCAGCAGATGCTGGACGGCATTTTCCCGCAGCTTCTGCCGCTTATCGTGGTGCTGGGCACCTGGTATCTGATGGCGAAGCGCGGCGTATCGCCGGTGAAAGCCATGGTCCTGCTACTGGCGCTTGCCGCCCTCGGCGTGGCGAGCGGGCTGTTTGCGGGGTAA
- the rihC gene encoding ribonucleoside hydrolase RihC → MRLPIVLDTDPGIDDAAAIAAALFAPELDVQLITTVAGNVSVEKTTRNALQLLHFWQADVPLAQGAAAPMLRPLRDAANVHGESGMEGYDFVEHNRQPLAKPAFIAIRDAVMSAPEPLTLVAIGPLTNIALLLTHYPECIFNIRRLVIMGGSAGRGNFTPNAEFNIAIDPEAAARVFQSGIDIVMCGLDVTNQAVLTPDYLEQLPQLNETGKMLHSLFSHYRSGSMSSGLRMHDLCAIAWLVRPELFALSPCFVAVETQGTWTAGATVVDIEGRLGQHANAQVALGLDVDGFRRWVSEVLALAP, encoded by the coding sequence ATGCGCTTACCGATCGTTCTTGATACTGACCCTGGCATTGATGATGCGGCGGCGATCGCCGCGGCGCTGTTTGCCCCCGAGCTGGATGTACAGTTAATCACCACCGTCGCCGGTAACGTTTCGGTCGAGAAAACGACCCGTAACGCGCTGCAGCTGCTTCATTTCTGGCAGGCTGATGTGCCGCTGGCGCAGGGCGCCGCCGCGCCGATGCTGCGCCCGCTGCGTGACGCGGCGAACGTTCACGGCGAGTCGGGCATGGAGGGGTATGACTTTGTCGAGCATAACCGCCAGCCGCTGGCGAAGCCGGCGTTTATTGCCATTCGCGATGCTGTGATGAGCGCGCCGGAGCCGCTGACGCTGGTGGCGATTGGCCCGCTGACCAATATCGCGCTGCTGTTGACCCACTACCCGGAATGCATCTTTAACATCCGTCGTCTGGTCATCATGGGCGGTTCCGCTGGTCGGGGCAACTTCACGCCGAATGCGGAGTTCAACATTGCGATTGACCCGGAAGCCGCCGCGCGTGTGTTTCAGAGCGGCATTGATATCGTGATGTGCGGGCTGGACGTTACCAACCAGGCGGTGCTGACGCCCGACTATCTGGAGCAGCTTCCGCAGCTTAACGAAACCGGAAAAATGCTGCATTCCCTGTTCAGCCACTACCGCAGCGGCAGCATGAGCAGCGGGCTGCGGATGCACGACCTCTGCGCCATCGCCTGGCTGGTTCGCCCGGAGCTGTTCGCGCTAAGCCCGTGCTTTGTCGCGGTCGAGACCCAGGGCACCTGGACCGCAGGCGCCACTGTGGTGGATATCGAAGGCCGTCTTGGGCAGCACGCCAACGCCCAGGTTGCGCTGGGACTGGATGTTGACGGCTTCCGCCGCTGGGTATCGGAGGTACTGGCGCTGGCACCCTGA